A genomic region of Halopelagius longus contains the following coding sequences:
- a CDS encoding alpha/beta fold hydrolase, which yields MESVTHHGRETVYRTADRGGDGPTVLFVHGSGGTKDVWKSQLRIADEYPVVTLDLSGHGESDDANAEPGYETLSAYVDDVLAVSEETGASVFVGNSLGGAVALTAVLQREASPDALVLAGAGAKLSVLDDLLAWLGDDFERAVEFLHEPDRLFHDASEKYVEQSREAMFGVGQAVTERDFLTCHGFDVRGKLDDVEVPTLALVGEHDKLTPRSYHEYFVRELPDCELAVVEDAAHLAMLEEPTAFNAALTEFLDRRVD from the coding sequence ATGGAGTCGGTCACACACCACGGGCGAGAGACGGTCTACCGGACGGCGGACCGCGGTGGGGACGGGCCGACGGTTCTGTTCGTCCACGGAAGCGGCGGGACGAAGGACGTCTGGAAGTCGCAACTGCGAATCGCAGACGAGTATCCGGTCGTGACGCTGGATCTGAGCGGGCACGGCGAGAGCGACGACGCGAACGCCGAACCGGGGTACGAAACGCTCTCGGCGTACGTCGACGACGTGCTGGCGGTCTCGGAGGAGACGGGCGCGAGCGTCTTCGTCGGGAACTCGCTGGGCGGCGCAGTCGCACTCACCGCCGTCCTCCAACGCGAGGCGTCGCCCGACGCCCTCGTCCTCGCGGGCGCGGGCGCGAAACTATCGGTGTTGGACGACCTACTCGCGTGGCTCGGCGACGACTTCGAGCGTGCGGTCGAGTTCCTCCACGAACCCGACCGGCTGTTCCACGACGCCTCCGAGAAGTACGTCGAACAGTCCCGCGAGGCGATGTTCGGGGTGGGACAGGCGGTCACCGAACGGGACTTCCTGACGTGCCACGGGTTCGACGTGCGCGGGAAACTGGACGACGTCGAGGTTCCGACGCTGGCCCTCGTCGGCGAACACGACAAACTCACCCCCCGGTCGTACCACGAGTACTTCGTCCGCGAACTGCCGGACTGCGAACTCGCCGTCGTCGAGGACGCCGCCCATCTGGCGATGCTCGAAGAACCCACCGCGTTCAACGCCGCCCTGACGGAGTTTTTGGACCGGCGGGTGGACTGA
- a CDS encoding Hsp20/alpha crystallin family protein, with protein MDTQQFAGGNERFIRRYEYDDSWVIAADTGLPEEDLSVDIVGATAIVVVESGDRVTETELELPGEDASVETNNGVLTITVQK; from the coding sequence ATGGACACGCAACAGTTCGCCGGCGGAAACGAGCGTTTCATCCGCCGCTACGAGTACGACGACAGTTGGGTTATCGCCGCCGACACGGGTCTCCCCGAGGAAGACCTGAGCGTCGATATCGTGGGCGCGACGGCCATCGTAGTCGTCGAATCGGGCGACAGAGTTACCGAAACGGAACTCGAACTCCCCGGAGAGGATGCATCGGTCGAGACGAACAACGGCGTACTCACGATAACCGTTCAAAAATGA